Proteins encoded by one window of Azospirillum brasilense:
- the mreC gene encoding rod shape-determining protein MreC has product MKPRNSGSVVRLAAPLRALAQRFSFLLLVLASVALMMVGRIDALSVDSARARVTDAFAPILDAISRPAATAAHVVESVVEVQNAFEENQRLKAENARLLQWKQAALRLEAENISLRSLLKATPEPSSSFITARVIAAPGSSFLRTLVVTAGRRDGVRKGQAAIAGSGLVGRVIEVGEWSARVLLLTDINTRIPVVLERSRQRAVMAGDNSDQTRLLYLPPEAPVQVGERVVTSGHGGQFPPGLPVGVVSSAGERGVRVQPNVDLSRVEHLQLVEFSLPGSETEPSSESK; this is encoded by the coding sequence GTGAAGCCTCGCAATTCCGGTTCCGTCGTGCGCCTTGCCGCCCCGCTGCGGGCGCTCGCCCAGCGCTTCTCCTTCCTTCTGCTGGTGCTCGCCTCCGTCGCCCTGATGATGGTGGGCCGGATCGACGCGCTGTCGGTGGACAGCGCGCGCGCGCGGGTGACCGACGCTTTCGCCCCGATCCTCGACGCGATCTCGCGCCCCGCCGCCACCGCCGCCCATGTCGTGGAGTCGGTGGTCGAGGTGCAGAACGCCTTCGAGGAGAACCAGCGGCTGAAGGCGGAGAACGCTCGGCTGCTGCAGTGGAAGCAGGCGGCGCTGCGGCTGGAGGCGGAGAACATCAGCCTGCGTTCCCTTCTCAAGGCGACGCCGGAGCCGTCCTCCTCCTTCATCACGGCGCGGGTCATCGCGGCTCCCGGCAGCTCCTTCCTGCGCACGCTGGTGGTCACCGCCGGCCGTCGCGACGGGGTGCGCAAGGGGCAGGCGGCCATCGCCGGCAGCGGGCTGGTCGGCCGGGTGATCGAGGTCGGGGAATGGTCGGCGCGCGTCCTCCTGCTGACCGACATCAACACCCGCATCCCCGTCGTGCTGGAGCGCTCGCGCCAGCGGGCGGTGATGGCGGGCGACAATTCCGACCAGACCCGGCTCCTCTACCTGCCGCCGGAAGCGCCGGTTCAGGTGGGCGAGCGGGTGGTGACCTCCGGTCACGGCGGGCAGTTCCCGCCGGGGCTGCCGGTGGGCGTGGTGTCCTCGGCCGGTGAACGTGGCGTCCGGGTGCAGCCGAACGTCGACCTGTCGCGGGTTGAACACCTGCAGCTGGTCGAGTTCAGCCTGCCGGGAAGCGAGACGGAACCGTCGTCCGAGTCGAAATGA
- the mreD gene encoding rod shape-determining protein MreD, which translates to MTLTLWQRLDKTGRNLAPFAVTVMLALAGMIPVPLPGYASVAPFLTAIAVYYWAIHRPDLMGPGTAFLIGLLQDLLTGGPLGVNALVLVLVHWAVSSQRRVLVSSTFALMWFGFGLIMMGVACIQWLAFSALQATVLPFRPALFQALLTMAFFPAIAWMLIRVHRAFLQG; encoded by the coding sequence ATGACGCTGACCTTGTGGCAGCGGCTGGACAAGACGGGGCGGAATCTCGCGCCCTTCGCGGTGACGGTCATGCTGGCGCTGGCCGGGATGATCCCGGTGCCGCTGCCCGGCTATGCGTCGGTGGCGCCTTTCCTGACCGCCATCGCCGTCTATTATTGGGCGATCCACCGGCCCGACCTGATGGGGCCGGGCACCGCCTTCCTGATCGGTTTGCTGCAGGACCTGCTGACCGGCGGACCGCTGGGGGTGAACGCGCTGGTGCTGGTGCTGGTCCATTGGGCGGTGTCCAGCCAGCGGCGCGTCCTGGTGTCCAGCACCTTCGCCCTGATGTGGTTCGGCTTCGGGCTGATCATGATGGGCGTGGCCTGCATCCAGTGGCTGGCCTTCTCGGCGCTCCAGGCGACGGTGCTGCCGTTCCGGCCGGCGCTGTTCCAGGCGCTGCTGACCATGGCCTTCTTCCCGGCCATCGCCTGGATGCTGATCCGCGTGCACCGCGCGTTTCTTCAGGGATGA